The proteins below are encoded in one region of Nonomuraea helvata:
- a CDS encoding CAP domain-containing protein, with product MMRTVALAALMAVPFVSAAPAYAAAPGCAAAAAYYDVAPTSSNLAMVGQAVHCLIDAERAKVGLAALTRNSSLDSAARSHAAAAASLKWWRPGADSHTNPQTGSTPYSRITGAGYCPNPVSWAYSETTYTGWGTGYGTARAAVNWWVNISTYGHRQIVLSPTLTDLGIGVAAGSADPAGAGAAGGGTYVVDFGRCQR from the coding sequence ATGATGCGCACCGTAGCTCTGGCAGCCTTAATGGCCGTCCCGTTCGTGAGCGCCGCCCCGGCGTACGCGGCCGCGCCGGGGTGCGCCGCCGCGGCAGCGTACTACGACGTGGCTCCGACCAGCAGCAACCTCGCCATGGTCGGCCAGGCGGTGCACTGCCTCATCGACGCCGAACGCGCCAAGGTCGGGCTGGCCGCGCTCACCCGCAACAGCTCGCTCGACTCGGCGGCGAGATCGCACGCCGCTGCGGCGGCGAGCCTGAAGTGGTGGCGGCCCGGCGCCGACTCGCACACCAACCCGCAGACCGGTTCTACGCCGTACAGCCGTATCACCGGCGCGGGTTACTGCCCGAACCCGGTGTCGTGGGCCTACTCCGAGACCACCTACACCGGCTGGGGCACCGGCTACGGAACCGCGCGGGCCGCCGTCAACTGGTGGGTGAACATCAGCACGTACGGCCACCGCCAGATCGTCCTGAGCCCGACGCTGACAGACCTCGGCATCGGGGTCGCGGCCGGGTCGGCGGATCCGGCCGGCGCGGGGGCCGCAGGCGGCGGGACGTACGTTGTCGACTTCGGGCGTTGCCAGCGATAG
- a CDS encoding DUF4193 domain-containing protein produces the protein MATDYDSPRKIDDGSGEESLQELQTRRADTSSGSIDVDETDLAESLELPGADLSNEELSVRVIPPQADEFTCSSCFLVHHRSQRASERNGQQVCLECAA, from the coding sequence ATGGCGACCGACTACGACAGCCCACGTAAGATCGACGACGGCTCCGGGGAGGAGAGCCTCCAAGAACTCCAGACTCGCCGCGCCGACACGTCGTCCGGCAGCATCGACGTCGACGAGACCGACCTGGCCGAGTCGCTCGAACTGCCTGGCGCGGATCTGTCGAATGAAGAGCTGTCCGTGCGGGTGATTCCGCCTCAGGCGGATGAGTTCACCTGCTCGAGCTGCTTCCTGGTGCACCACCGTAGCCAGCGCGCCTCTGAACGGAACGGTCAGCAGGTCTGCCTGGAGTGCGCCGCCTGA
- a CDS encoding MerR family transcriptional regulator: MATEDLIERILAADEEPSASVIDALHEILDDTTIETSATPKSVAEAARLIGLSPHTLRYYEQEGLLRPARNASGYREYSAFDLRRLIFLTRMRLSGMTMQDLKRYIALVEHGPSTISERRRIMLDQRDRIVRQIRELTLALETTEYKIRVYDGHPEG, encoded by the coding sequence ATGGCCACCGAAGATCTGATCGAGCGCATCCTCGCCGCCGACGAAGAACCGTCCGCGTCGGTCATCGATGCGCTGCACGAAATCCTCGACGACACCACGATCGAGACCTCGGCGACGCCCAAGAGTGTCGCCGAGGCCGCCCGCCTGATCGGCCTGTCCCCCCACACCCTCCGCTACTACGAGCAGGAGGGACTCCTGCGGCCGGCACGCAACGCCTCCGGTTACCGCGAATACTCGGCGTTCGACCTGCGCCGCCTCATCTTCCTCACCCGGATGCGGCTGTCGGGAATGACCATGCAGGATCTCAAGCGCTACATCGCCCTCGTCGAGCATGGCCCGAGCACCATTTCGGAACGTCGGCGCATCATGCTCGACCAACGCGACCGCATCGTGCGACAGATCCGCGAACTCACTCTCGCCCTGGAGACGACCGAATACAAGATCCGCGTCTACGACGGGCACCCAGAAGGCTGA
- a CDS encoding SDR family NAD(P)-dependent oxidoreductase, with protein MTTTNGTKTWIITGASSGLGLALAEAALAAGEQVVGTARRAGRFDALRAQYGDRLLPVEHDVRDTDAAAAVVRRALDAFGHVDVLVNNAGAGQVGAAEEVTDAHLRDMLEQHLFGPAAYVRAVLPHMRARRSGAIVQMSSQGGRMSFPAVGSYSAGKFALEGWSEALAGEVAPFGVRVLIAEPSRFRTAFNSAEVLNTVDQHPIYDEVLGAVRANMAEADGIQEGDPARAASAIRDMLDTPDAPLRLPLGAEAVRNLTRSYRNALSDVEKWAYVSQTADFPGMPPALRAF; from the coding sequence ATGACTACGACAAACGGGACCAAGACCTGGATCATCACCGGTGCGAGCTCCGGGCTCGGCCTGGCGTTGGCCGAGGCGGCGCTGGCCGCGGGCGAGCAGGTGGTCGGCACGGCGCGGCGGGCCGGCCGGTTCGACGCGCTCCGGGCTCAGTACGGTGACCGGCTGCTGCCGGTCGAGCACGACGTGCGCGACACGGACGCGGCCGCGGCGGTCGTACGGCGCGCGCTCGACGCATTCGGGCACGTCGACGTACTTGTCAACAATGCCGGAGCCGGGCAGGTGGGCGCCGCGGAGGAGGTCACGGACGCGCACTTGCGCGACATGCTCGAGCAGCACCTCTTTGGCCCGGCCGCCTACGTGCGCGCGGTGCTGCCGCACATGCGTGCGCGTCGTTCCGGTGCGATCGTGCAGATGAGCAGTCAGGGCGGCCGGATGTCCTTCCCCGCCGTCGGCAGCTACTCGGCCGGCAAGTTCGCCCTTGAAGGCTGGTCGGAGGCGCTGGCGGGCGAGGTCGCGCCGTTCGGCGTCCGCGTCCTCATCGCCGAGCCCAGCCGCTTCCGCACCGCCTTCAATTCCGCCGAGGTACTCAACACTGTGGACCAGCACCCGATCTATGACGAGGTGCTCGGCGCCGTCCGCGCGAACATGGCCGAGGCCGACGGCATCCAGGAGGGCGACCCGGCACGCGCCGCCTCGGCCATCCGCGACATGCTCGACACGCCCGACGCGCCGCTCAGGCTTCCGCTCGGCGCCGAGGCCGTGCGCAATCTCACCCGCAGCTACAGGAACGCGCTCAGCGACGTCGAGAAGTGGGCGTATGTAAGCCAGACGGCCGACTTTCCCGGCATGCCGCCGGCGCTACGCGCGTTCTGA
- a CDS encoding DUF2278 family protein, with translation MPGADNDLADRLDHFVQRAISDPDAQVFVFGERWGPEPSAPDRSSGADQANREGWTIVF, from the coding sequence CTGCCCGGGGCCGACAACGACCTGGCCGACCGGCTCGACCACTTCGTGCAGCGGGCGATCAGCGACCCCGACGCGCAGGTGTTCGTGTTTGGCGAGCGGTGGGGTCCCGAACCCAGCGCCCCGGACAGGTCTTCGGGTGCGGACCAGGCCAACCGTGAAGGGTGGACCATCGTTTTCTGA
- a CDS encoding phosphotransferase, translating to MIVGHNDAAPYNAAWADGRLVGFFDWDFAAPVTPEWDLAFTAFAWVPLHARDVVTAEGFTAFADRPRRLRLFLDTYGWSGPVGQFIDIVRQRVSASAEGIRRVAAAGDPVYQNMMKHGVDAALETAVNELADFPDT from the coding sequence ATGATCGTCGGCCACAACGATGCCGCCCCCTACAACGCGGCCTGGGCCGATGGACGCCTTGTCGGCTTCTTCGACTGGGACTTCGCCGCACCGGTCACACCGGAGTGGGACCTTGCCTTCACCGCCTTCGCCTGGGTGCCACTGCACGCCCGCGACGTCGTGACGGCGGAAGGCTTCACCGCGTTCGCCGACAGACCCCGAAGACTGCGGCTGTTTCTCGACACCTACGGCTGGAGCGGACCGGTCGGGCAGTTCATCGACATCGTCCGCCAGCGGGTCAGCGCCTCGGCCGAAGGTATCCGACGCGTTGCGGCAGCAGGAGACCCGGTCTACCAGAACATGATGAAACATGGCGTTGACGCCGCGCTCGAGACGGCCGTGAACGAACTGGCCGACTTCCCGGATACATGA
- a CDS encoding PQQ-dependent sugar dehydrogenase: MLHARPHAAQFDGIDPVEHLDRLVGGVAGRDLDAGDRTVAQDMNVLAGKIVRMTPEGRVFSDNSFPASLVYSSGHRNPQGLAWDELNVIRPGGNYGWPEVEGIANRNGFTDQQWPPAEASPSGMDITNGSIYSADLRGRHLRQIPLD, encoded by the coding sequence GTGCTTCATGCTCGCCCACACGCCGCGCAGTTTGATGGCATTGACCCGGTCGAACACCTCGATCGCCTCGTCGGCGGCGTCGCTGGGCGGGATCTGGATGCCGGCGACCGCACCGTCGCCCAGGACATGAACGTGCTCGCAGGCAAGATCGTGCGCATGACGCCGGAAGGAAGGGTCTTCTCGGACAACTCGTTCCCCGCTTCCCTGGTCTACAGCTCCGGCCACCGCAACCCTCAAGGCCTCGCCTGGGACGAGCTCAACGTCATCCGGCCAGGCGGCAACTACGGCTGGCCCGAAGTCGAAGGCATCGCCAACCGGAACGGCTTCACCGACCAGCAATGGCCACCGGCCGAGGCGAGCCCCAGCGGCATGGATATCACGAACGGGAGCATCTACTCGGCCGACCTGCGTGGCAGGCACCTACGGCAGATCCCGCTTGACTGA
- a CDS encoding GNAT family protein: MTDESDRQTSFPTSSKHVRFVELSSAAMSALLDGDLPAASDTAGVALTEYFVTDRARWLWQVRLDQMAADPRHARWMARQAVTGPEGVVIGHAGFHGPPDEAGMVEIGYAVAPGFRRQGYGRAILIELLRRAAAEPEVKTVRATISPDNVASLATIAGFGFVQVGEDWDEEEGLGLIFEVPANRSRQARPTR; the protein is encoded by the coding sequence GTGACAGATGAGTCCGATCGCCAGACGTCGTTCCCCACCAGTTCGAAGCATGTGCGCTTTGTCGAGTTGTCGAGCGCTGCGATGTCCGCTCTGCTCGATGGGGATCTGCCCGCAGCCAGCGACACGGCTGGGGTCGCGCTGACTGAGTACTTCGTGACAGATAGAGCGCGGTGGCTGTGGCAGGTTCGGCTCGACCAGATGGCCGCCGATCCCCGCCACGCGCGGTGGATGGCGCGGCAGGCGGTGACCGGGCCTGAAGGTGTCGTCATCGGTCATGCCGGATTTCACGGACCGCCCGATGAGGCGGGCATGGTGGAGATCGGCTACGCCGTCGCTCCTGGCTTCCGCCGCCAGGGCTATGGCCGAGCCATCCTGATCGAGCTGTTGCGCCGGGCCGCGGCCGAACCGGAGGTCAAGACCGTACGGGCGACGATCAGTCCCGACAATGTGGCGTCCCTGGCCACGATCGCCGGCTTCGGCTTCGTCCAGGTCGGCGAAGATTGGGACGAAGAGGAAGGTCTCGGACTCATCTTCGAAGTCCCCGCCAACCGCAGCCGCCAGGCGCGACCAACCCGGTGA
- a CDS encoding GNAT family N-acetyltransferase, with protein sequence MIDHGILDGTGRRVTLREVDEENWRAVADIAPLDEQRRYVPALAARYLLLSMREGSWNSLAVYADDTVVGHVMWGVDEDGSHWIGGMMIDGSEQGKGLGRALLRTMTAWLAAQEGGWTIRLAYQPDNIVAGRLYESLGFVPTGAVDGEEVIAELAPSRLGDR encoded by the coding sequence GTGATTGATCACGGGATTCTCGACGGAACCGGTCGGCGCGTCACGCTGCGGGAGGTAGATGAGGAGAACTGGCGTGCAGTCGCTGACATCGCGCCGCTTGACGAGCAGCGACGTTATGTCCCCGCCCTGGCTGCCCGCTATCTGTTGCTGTCGATGCGTGAAGGCAGCTGGAACTCGCTGGCGGTCTACGCCGACGACACGGTCGTTGGGCACGTCATGTGGGGTGTGGATGAGGACGGCTCGCACTGGATCGGGGGAATGATGATCGATGGCTCGGAGCAGGGCAAGGGCCTCGGCCGCGCCCTCCTGCGCACCATGACGGCCTGGTTGGCGGCGCAGGAGGGCGGTTGGACGATCCGGCTGGCATATCAGCCGGACAACATCGTTGCTGGACGGCTTTACGAGTCGCTGGGTTTCGTGCCGACGGGAGCAGTTGATGGTGAGGAGGTCATCGCGGAGCTGGCACCAAGCCGGCTTGGTGATCGCTGA
- a CDS encoding cellulose binding domain-containing protein produces MTRRRTWRLARVTAVLAGAIVLIATYASPAQATIIACEWEKVSSWTNGFQIKVTLINDPIPVNAWTATWTWDGNTKVTTAWDAIVTQPGQNMSASNQSYNGYVPPLGRVSFGFLATGVTDGHGGGLRVNGGPLLPC; encoded by the coding sequence ATGACCAGACGACGTACATGGCGGTTGGCTCGGGTGACGGCAGTTCTGGCCGGAGCGATCGTATTGATCGCCACGTACGCCTCCCCCGCACAAGCGACGATCATTGCGTGCGAGTGGGAGAAAGTCAGCTCGTGGACCAACGGTTTTCAGATCAAGGTCACCCTCATCAACGACCCGATACCGGTGAACGCCTGGACGGCCACCTGGACGTGGGACGGCAACACCAAGGTCACCACTGCGTGGGATGCGATCGTGACCCAACCAGGCCAGAACATGTCGGCGAGCAATCAGTCGTACAACGGCTATGTCCCGCCGCTCGGCCGGGTGAGCTTCGGTTTTCTGGCCACCGGCGTCACCGACGGCCACGGCGGCGGCCTGAGGGTCAACGGCGGGCCCTTGCTGCCGTGCTGA
- a CDS encoding serine/threonine-protein kinase yields MADGSDVSLGSGYVLLEEIGAGGMGTVWRARHRDTGDVVAVKLLRDGLAADQDLVLRFIQERQVMRTLRHPNIVTVRDFVVEGERLALVMDLVEGGDLRTLIQRRGTLPPAEAAALLAQTAGALAAAHEIGIVHRDVKPGNVLLDRATGQVRLTDFGVARILHGPGITQTSAVIGTPVYLAPEVADGDAATPAVDVYALGLILYELLAGRPPFVGEHPMVLIRQHAIAAPRRLPGMPDALWALVSACAAKDPAARPSAGAVVAALREAAPALAGLPALPPVSRGEAPSVTSEPLAPPLPPSPAPSPTGASGPAPAGPPVPRPLMAGPTGPGGPADPGGPRGGPERRSRKRVVVLSAAGAALAVSAAAVAYVAPWRASGTVVARDTQPLFAVQSTPTAPVTTPGATTPGTGKRDERKGETARQVRDGTTADPAGPPSTEPKKKTTTHEPAPGPTKESKPVESPKPRTTDETDEVKPDDGTQKPDTDQVSKLDWRCRDWAPVGEGTMMAPCMVLVDGVFHIKGKIKGPKSVRSDIHLQLYNTDAETNASQPYICKGVSPMTNGGVAVCGPFKVTAPRAGQLHDVRQRWKLKGTTVWSGGVESPAEIW; encoded by the coding sequence ATGGCGGACGGGTCTGACGTTTCGCTGGGCAGTGGGTACGTGCTCCTGGAGGAGATCGGCGCCGGCGGCATGGGCACCGTCTGGCGTGCGCGGCACCGGGACACCGGCGACGTCGTGGCGGTAAAGCTGCTGCGTGACGGCCTCGCCGCCGACCAGGACCTGGTGCTGCGTTTCATCCAGGAACGTCAGGTGATGCGCACCTTACGCCATCCCAACATCGTCACCGTCCGCGACTTCGTCGTCGAGGGCGAGCGCCTGGCCCTGGTGATGGACCTGGTCGAGGGCGGCGACCTGCGTACGCTGATCCAGCGGCGCGGCACCCTGCCCCCGGCGGAGGCGGCGGCCCTGCTGGCACAGACGGCCGGCGCGCTGGCCGCCGCACACGAGATCGGCATCGTCCACCGCGACGTCAAGCCGGGCAACGTCCTGCTCGACCGGGCCACCGGTCAGGTCCGGCTGACGGACTTCGGGGTGGCCCGCATCCTGCACGGCCCCGGCATCACCCAGACCAGCGCCGTCATCGGCACGCCCGTGTACCTGGCACCCGAGGTGGCCGACGGTGACGCCGCGACGCCGGCCGTGGACGTGTACGCCCTCGGGCTGATCCTCTACGAGCTGCTGGCCGGGCGTCCGCCGTTCGTGGGGGAGCACCCGATGGTGCTGATCCGGCAGCACGCGATCGCCGCGCCCCGGCGGCTGCCCGGGATGCCCGACGCGCTGTGGGCTCTCGTCTCGGCGTGCGCGGCCAAGGACCCGGCGGCGCGCCCGTCCGCGGGGGCGGTCGTGGCGGCGCTCCGCGAGGCCGCGCCCGCGCTGGCGGGCCTTCCGGCGCTGCCGCCTGTCTCGCGGGGCGAGGCCCCCTCGGTCACCTCCGAGCCCCTGGCCCCGCCGCTCCCGCCCTCGCCCGCGCCTTCTCCGACCGGCGCGTCCGGCCCTGCCCCGGCCGGTCCGCCCGTCCCGCGCCCGCTGATGGCCGGCCCGACGGGCCCAGGAGGGCCCGCCGATCCGGGAGGCCCCAGGGGCGGTCCTGAGCGCCGGTCGCGCAAGCGGGTGGTCGTGCTGTCGGCCGCCGGGGCGGCCCTGGCGGTCAGCGCCGCGGCCGTCGCCTATGTGGCCCCCTGGCGCGCATCCGGCACCGTGGTGGCCCGGGACACCCAGCCGCTGTTCGCCGTGCAGTCCACCCCCACGGCACCGGTCACCACCCCGGGAGCCACCACCCCCGGCACCGGGAAGCGTGACGAGCGCAAGGGCGAAACGGCTCGCCAGGTGCGTGACGGCACCACCGCCGACCCCGCCGGCCCCCCGTCCACGGAGCCGAAGAAGAAGACCACCACCCACGAGCCGGCCCCCGGGCCGACCAAGGAGTCCAAGCCCGTCGAGTCGCCCAAGCCGCGCACCACCGACGAGACGGACGAGGTCAAGCCCGACGACGGCACTCAGAAGCCCGACACCGACCAGGTGTCGAAGCTGGACTGGCGCTGCCGGGACTGGGCCCCGGTGGGCGAGGGCACGATGATGGCGCCCTGCATGGTCCTGGTGGACGGCGTCTTCCACATCAAGGGCAAGATCAAGGGCCCCAAGTCGGTCCGGTCGGACATCCACCTCCAGCTGTACAACACCGACGCCGAGACCAACGCCTCGCAGCCGTACATCTGCAAGGGCGTCTCACCGATGACCAACGGCGGCGTCGCCGTGTGCGGCCCGTTCAAGGTCACCGCGCCGCGGGCCGGCCAGCTCCACGACGTGCGCCAGCGGTGGAAGCTGAAGGGCACGACCGTGTGGAGCGGCGGCGTGGAGAGCCCCGCCGAGATCTGGTAA
- a CDS encoding MFS transporter, translating into MRPATPPGTKPDQTSPVRRAPLAWALIALSLSMLLPSLSTSIANVGLPNLAVAFGASFSEVQWVVIAYLLAVTTLIVGAGRLGDLAGRRRLLLGGITVFTFATLLCGLAPSLPLLVAARAFQGAGAACMMALTMAFAGETVPKDRTGSVMGLLGTMSAVGTALGPSLGGVLIAVFGWRAIFLIGVPLGLLTLALTVRVLPASAPPTGSARRRFDTVGTALLAITLGAYALAMTIEGNSSGPLAAGLLIVSGAGLALFVITESRVSSPLLTLSTLRDPVLAAGLAASALVSTVMMTTLVVGPFHLARALGLDPALVGLVMSAGPAVSALTGVPAGRATDRVGAEAMVIAGLGGIIVGTVALSLTPTTAGVIGYVLPLVITTAGYALFQAANNTAVMKDVSPHQRGLVSGMLNLSRKLGLITGASVMGAVFAFAAGTSDVTTAASAEVARGTHWTFAVAALLVALGMAVVVGLRVRSRSSDS; encoded by the coding sequence TTGAGACCTGCAACACCTCCGGGCACCAAGCCCGACCAGACATCGCCTGTGCGCCGCGCGCCCTTGGCCTGGGCGCTGATCGCGCTGTCGCTGTCCATGCTCCTGCCCTCGCTGAGCACCAGCATCGCCAACGTCGGCCTGCCGAACCTGGCCGTGGCCTTCGGGGCTTCCTTCAGCGAGGTCCAGTGGGTTGTGATCGCCTATCTGCTGGCCGTCACGACGCTGATCGTCGGCGCCGGCCGACTCGGCGACCTCGCCGGGCGACGTCGTCTCCTGCTCGGCGGCATCACCGTGTTCACGTTCGCGACGCTGTTGTGCGGCCTCGCCCCGAGCCTTCCCCTCCTGGTCGCGGCCCGGGCGTTTCAAGGAGCCGGGGCCGCGTGCATGATGGCGCTGACGATGGCCTTCGCCGGCGAGACCGTGCCCAAGGACCGCACCGGCAGCGTCATGGGGCTGCTCGGGACGATGTCGGCGGTCGGCACCGCGCTGGGGCCCTCCCTCGGTGGAGTCCTCATCGCGGTCTTCGGCTGGCGTGCGATCTTCCTCATCGGTGTGCCGCTCGGCCTCCTCACCCTCGCCCTCACGGTGCGGGTGCTGCCCGCCTCCGCACCGCCGACGGGCTCCGCACGGCGGCGTTTCGATACCGTGGGCACGGCGTTGCTGGCGATCACCCTGGGTGCCTATGCGCTGGCCATGACGATCGAAGGGAACTCGTCCGGCCCGCTCGCCGCCGGATTGCTCATCGTCTCCGGGGCAGGCCTCGCGTTGTTCGTGATCACCGAGAGCCGGGTCTCGTCCCCGCTGCTCACCCTCTCGACGCTCCGCGATCCTGTCCTCGCCGCCGGCCTTGCGGCGAGCGCTCTGGTCTCGACCGTCATGATGACCACTCTCGTCGTGGGTCCTTTCCACCTGGCCCGGGCGCTCGGGCTCGACCCGGCTCTCGTCGGTCTGGTGATGTCAGCCGGTCCCGCGGTGTCCGCTCTCACCGGCGTCCCGGCAGGGCGCGCCACCGATCGTGTCGGAGCCGAGGCCATGGTGATCGCCGGGCTCGGCGGCATCATCGTCGGCACCGTGGCGCTCTCCTTGACGCCCACGACCGCCGGCGTCATCGGGTACGTCCTGCCCCTGGTCATCACCACCGCCGGCTACGCGCTGTTCCAGGCGGCCAACAACACCGCGGTCATGAAAGACGTCTCCCCGCACCAGCGTGGCCTGGTGTCAGGCATGTTGAACCTCTCCCGGAAGCTGGGTCTCATCACCGGTGCGTCGGTCATGGGGGCGGTCTTCGCCTTCGCCGCGGGCACGAGCGATGTCACCACGGCCGCGTCGGCTGAGGTGGCTCGCGGAACTCACTGGACCTTCGCCGTCGCGGCTCTTCTCGTGGCCTTGGGCATGGCCGTGGTCGTGGGGCTCCGGGTGCGTTCCCGAAGCTCAGATTCTTGA
- a CDS encoding LysR family transcriptional regulator, whose protein sequence is MARPDLNLLVTLDVLLEEGSVTRAGERLALSPSAMSRALARLRRATGDPLLVRAGRGLVPTPRALELRDRVRGLVQQAEEILRPAARLDLTTLERTFALRTSDGFVESFGPELMAKVGSEAPGVRLRFMQKAKKNAGPLRLGGVDLETGVVEHALPPDVLSAPLFADRFIGVVRREHPLSTGKVTTARYASSRHVHVSRRGLTEGLVDEALRPTNHEREVVTIVDGFSAALALAKASDLVATVPERHTVNLRRGMHTFELPFPAPEVTVSLLWHVRLDADPAHRWLRDCVLDVCRQETGRRTGGPPR, encoded by the coding sequence ATGGCACGGCCCGATCTGAACTTGCTGGTCACGCTGGACGTCCTGCTTGAGGAAGGCAGCGTGACGCGGGCAGGTGAACGGCTCGCGCTCAGTCCTTCTGCGATGAGCCGTGCGCTTGCGCGGTTGCGGCGAGCCACCGGCGACCCGCTGCTGGTGCGGGCCGGCCGCGGGCTGGTGCCCACGCCGCGCGCCTTGGAACTGCGCGACCGTGTGCGTGGCTTGGTCCAGCAGGCCGAAGAGATTCTGCGGCCGGCCGCGAGGCTCGACCTGACAACCCTGGAGAGGACCTTCGCGTTGCGCACCAGCGATGGGTTCGTGGAGAGCTTCGGCCCCGAGCTGATGGCCAAGGTCGGCAGCGAAGCGCCTGGCGTGCGACTGCGGTTCATGCAGAAGGCCAAGAAGAACGCGGGTCCCTTGCGACTCGGCGGCGTCGACCTGGAGACGGGCGTAGTCGAGCACGCCCTGCCTCCGGACGTGTTGAGCGCGCCGCTGTTCGCCGACCGGTTCATCGGCGTGGTGCGACGCGAGCACCCGCTGAGCACCGGGAAGGTCACGACAGCCCGGTATGCCTCCTCACGACACGTGCACGTCTCGCGGCGCGGTCTGACGGAAGGGCTCGTGGACGAGGCTCTTCGCCCAACGAACCACGAGCGGGAAGTCGTGACGATTGTGGACGGCTTCAGTGCCGCCTTGGCCCTGGCGAAGGCCTCGGACCTGGTCGCCACGGTTCCGGAGCGTCACACCGTGAACCTGCGGCGCGGGATGCACACCTTCGAGTTGCCCTTCCCGGCTCCCGAGGTGACGGTGTCGTTGTTGTGGCACGTCCGGCTCGATGCAGACCCGGCTCACCGGTGGCTGCGCGACTGCGTGCTCGATGTGTGCCGGCAAGAGACAGGTCGTCGGACCGGCGGCCCGCCACGATGA
- a CDS encoding LysR family transcriptional regulator, giving the protein MVVDPGQLRLLALIERHGSLTAAAHALHLTPAAVTQQVAKAERDWQVPLVIRGPRGATLTTAGALLASHGRTVEEASDKAKAQLAALLGHLSLRLRIGTFQAAALHLLPPALTALRHRHPDADVSVVDVVSGRGADEISAGRLDLAIVASWGTPLAPPPHLRAHSLLLDPMVVVLPDDHPLATGQPADTELHLQQLRGESWVSILAGHAAREQFHDAAREAGFTPTVRFETESYDVAQALVGTGIAVALVSRLALTHAPGTTHRELAHPRPYRQLYAVTRTDAGLTPLADMLIDLLRDVARDITATWEAPLREKQRSSNSPPGA; this is encoded by the coding sequence ATGGTGGTGGATCCGGGACAGCTGCGGCTTCTCGCGTTGATCGAGCGGCACGGCTCCCTGACGGCGGCGGCTCACGCACTCCACCTCACGCCCGCGGCGGTCACCCAGCAGGTGGCCAAGGCCGAGCGCGACTGGCAGGTGCCCCTGGTCATCCGTGGTCCTCGCGGAGCGACGCTCACCACGGCCGGTGCACTGCTCGCCTCCCACGGTCGAACCGTGGAGGAGGCATCGGACAAGGCCAAGGCGCAACTGGCCGCACTGCTCGGCCACCTCTCGCTCCGTCTGCGGATCGGAACGTTCCAGGCGGCTGCCCTGCACCTGCTGCCACCCGCTCTGACGGCCCTGCGACACCGCCATCCGGACGCCGACGTCTCGGTCGTGGACGTGGTGTCCGGACGCGGAGCGGACGAGATCAGTGCGGGGCGCCTGGACCTCGCCATCGTCGCGTCCTGGGGCACACCGCTCGCGCCGCCCCCACACCTACGGGCCCACTCGCTCCTGCTGGACCCGATGGTCGTGGTCCTCCCCGATGACCACCCGCTGGCCACCGGGCAGCCCGCGGACACCGAACTTCACCTGCAACAACTGCGCGGCGAATCGTGGGTCTCCATCCTGGCCGGCCATGCCGCCCGCGAACAGTTCCACGACGCTGCCCGCGAGGCCGGCTTCACACCCACCGTGCGGTTCGAGACCGAGTCCTACGACGTCGCCCAGGCCCTCGTCGGCACAGGCATCGCCGTGGCCCTGGTCTCGCGCCTGGCCCTGACCCATGCTCCTGGCACCACCCATCGCGAACTGGCCCACCCCAGGCCCTACCGCCAGCTCTACGCCGTGACCCGAACCGACGCCGGCCTCACACCACTCGCAGACATGCTCATCGACCTCCTCCGTGATGTCGCCCGCGACATCACCGCCACCTGGGAGGCTCCCCTGCGAGAAAAACAACGCTCATCGAACTCACCGCCCGGAGCCTGA